One region of Sphingomonas abietis genomic DNA includes:
- a CDS encoding aldehyde dehydrogenase (NADP(+)), translating to MINGSIFVGGQEHGGGAIFQAVDPATGAQIEPGFASASPADVESACALAEAAFESFSATTLEERAAFLEAVADRILAAKDAIVPRAVTETGLPKPRLEGEVGRTVGQLRLFASVVRQGDWLDATIDPALPDRQPLPRVDLRRANVAVGPVAVFGASNFPLAFSVAGGDTASAFAAGCPVVVKGHPAHPGTGELVARAVREAVAACGLHEGVFSYLPGPSIELGGALVADPRIKAVGFTGSRGGGLALMKIASERAEPIPVYAEMSSINPVILFPAALEARGQAIAEGFVQSLTMGAGQFCTNPGLLIGIAGEALDRFAEVAGKALESSQPVTMLTPGIHSSFEKGVAALESHEAVTVVARGCVGEGVNQARGALFTTDAASFLADPVLGHEVFGSSSVLIRCKDVAEVKQVIAGLEGQLTATLMMDEADHGLAAELVQPLARKAGRVLANGWPTGVEVSHAMVHGGPYPATSDGRTTSVGSLAIARFLRPVCFQNLPDALLPAALRSDNPWQIARRVDGTVVKA from the coding sequence ATGATCAACGGCAGCATCTTCGTCGGCGGGCAGGAACATGGCGGCGGGGCGATCTTCCAGGCGGTCGATCCGGCGACCGGCGCCCAGATCGAACCCGGTTTCGCATCGGCCAGCCCGGCGGACGTCGAGAGCGCCTGCGCCTTGGCAGAGGCGGCGTTCGAGAGCTTCTCGGCGACCACGCTGGAAGAGCGCGCGGCGTTTCTGGAAGCGGTCGCCGATCGCATCCTGGCCGCCAAGGACGCGATCGTGCCGCGTGCCGTGACCGAGACGGGCCTGCCCAAGCCTCGCCTCGAGGGTGAGGTGGGCCGTACCGTCGGCCAGCTCCGCCTGTTCGCCTCGGTGGTGCGCCAGGGCGACTGGCTGGACGCGACGATCGATCCTGCACTGCCCGATCGTCAGCCGCTGCCCCGCGTCGATCTGCGCCGCGCCAATGTCGCGGTCGGCCCGGTGGCGGTGTTCGGCGCCTCCAACTTCCCGCTCGCTTTCTCGGTCGCCGGTGGCGACACCGCCTCGGCATTCGCGGCCGGCTGCCCGGTGGTGGTGAAGGGCCATCCGGCGCATCCGGGGACGGGCGAACTCGTCGCCCGTGCGGTGCGCGAAGCCGTCGCCGCCTGCGGGCTGCATGAGGGCGTCTTCTCCTACCTGCCCGGCCCGTCGATCGAGCTGGGCGGTGCGCTGGTCGCCGATCCGCGGATCAAGGCGGTGGGTTTCACCGGATCGCGCGGTGGTGGCCTCGCGCTCATGAAGATCGCGTCCGAGCGGGCCGAGCCGATCCCCGTCTATGCGGAGATGAGCTCGATCAATCCGGTGATCCTGTTCCCGGCCGCGCTGGAAGCGCGCGGGCAGGCGATCGCCGAGGGCTTCGTCCAGTCGCTGACGATGGGCGCGGGGCAGTTCTGCACCAATCCCGGCCTGCTGATCGGCATCGCGGGCGAGGCGCTCGATCGTTTCGCCGAAGTCGCCGGCAAGGCGCTGGAGTCGAGCCAGCCGGTCACGATGCTCACCCCGGGCATCCACAGCAGCTTCGAGAAGGGCGTCGCGGCGCTCGAATCGCATGAGGCGGTCACGGTCGTGGCGCGCGGTTGCGTCGGTGAAGGCGTGAACCAGGCGCGGGGCGCGCTGTTCACCACCGACGCCGCCAGCTTCCTCGCCGATCCGGTGCTCGGGCATGAGGTGTTCGGCTCCTCCTCGGTGCTGATCCGCTGCAAGGATGTGGCCGAGGTGAAGCAGGTCATCGCCGGCCTCGAAGGCCAGCTGACCGCCACGCTGATGATGGACGAGGCCGATCACGGTCTCGCCGCCGAACTGGTCCAGCCGCTTGCCCGCAAAGCCGGCCGCGTGCTCGCCAATGGCTGGCCGACGGGCGTCGAGGTGAGCCATGCCATGGTCCATGGCGGTCCTTACCCGGCGACTTCCGATGGCCGCACCACCTCGGTGGGTAGCCTTGCCATCGCCCGCTTCCTGCGCCCGGTGTGCTTCCAGAACCTGCCGGACGCGCTGCTGCCGGCGGCGCTGCGCTCGGACAATCCTTGGCAGATTGCCCGCCGGGTCGACGGAACCGTCGTCAAGGCCTGA
- the araD1 gene encoding AraD1 family protein, which produces MVALSLIQFRDSDGTRGVAALDDTGAHRVAGATSVLELAKAAIAAGQSLAEAIAAAGDGGTVDLDTVELLAPIDHPDTAHLLMTGTGLTHLGSAEGRDKMHRAAKENPEPTDSMKMFLMGVEGGKPADGVEGAQPEWFYKGDGSQLVAPGAPLQSPAFAKDAGEEPEIAGIYIIDADGTPVRIGFALGNEFSDHVTERGNYLWLAHSKLRQAALGPEILIGDLPADVRGASRIVRDGKTIWEKPFLSGEANMSHSLDNLEHHHFKYGLFRRPGDVHVHFFGTATLSFSDGVQTQAGDVFEIEAAPFRLPVSNPIAIAEATTVQVKAL; this is translated from the coding sequence TTGGTGGCCCTGTCGCTCATTCAGTTTCGGGATTCCGATGGCACGCGTGGCGTCGCCGCGCTTGATGATACCGGTGCGCATCGCGTCGCCGGTGCGACCAGCGTCCTCGAACTCGCCAAGGCGGCGATCGCGGCCGGACAGAGCCTCGCCGAGGCGATCGCGGCGGCCGGCGACGGCGGCACGGTCGATCTCGATACGGTGGAGCTGCTCGCGCCGATCGACCATCCCGATACCGCGCATCTGCTGATGACCGGCACCGGCCTTACCCATCTCGGCTCGGCCGAGGGGCGCGACAAGATGCACCGCGCGGCCAAGGAAAACCCCGAACCGACCGATTCGATGAAGATGTTCCTGATGGGCGTCGAGGGCGGCAAGCCCGCCGACGGCGTCGAAGGCGCGCAGCCGGAATGGTTCTACAAGGGCGATGGCTCCCAGCTCGTCGCGCCCGGTGCGCCGCTGCAGTCGCCCGCCTTCGCCAAGGATGCCGGCGAGGAGCCGGAGATCGCCGGAATCTACATCATCGATGCGGACGGCACGCCGGTGCGGATCGGCTTCGCGCTGGGCAACGAGTTTTCCGACCATGTGACCGAGCGCGGCAATTATCTCTGGCTTGCCCACAGCAAGCTGCGCCAGGCCGCGCTGGGACCGGAAATCCTGATCGGCGATCTGCCGGCCGACGTGCGTGGCGCGAGCCGCATCGTCCGTGACGGCAAGACGATCTGGGAGAAGCCCTTCCTGTCCGGCGAAGCGAACATGTCCCACAGTCTCGACAATCTGGAGCATCACCACTTCAAATATGGCCTGTTTCGTCGGCCGGGCGACGTTCATGTCCACTTCTTCGGCACCGCGACATTGTCGTTCAGCGATGGCGTGCAGACGCAGGCGGGCGACGTGTTCGAGATCGAGGCGGCGCCGTTCCGCCTGCCCGTCAGCAATCCGATCGCGATCGCCGAGGCGACAACGGTTCAGGTGAAGGCACTCTGA
- a CDS encoding sugar MFS transporter, which yields MAGPVTTSTHAATSPGTGPVAYRSALTLLASLFFMWGFITVINGTLLPHLRSVFQLSYFQAALIESVWFIAYFFASIPSAKLIERIGYQKSMVTGLLIMAAGALGMTLAASLPSYGVTLFMLFVIASGITLLQVAANPYVAVIGAPETASSRLNLVQAMNSAGTMLAPLFGAYLILGRSKGGTAKAGTVLTQAERLADAHSVILPYVLVAVVLCVLAIVIARFPLPAMGTATARMARTERAKYSLWKHRNLVFGMGAIFIYLIAEIGVGNLFVSFVSRPEIGNMTTEAAGRYLTLLWGGMMVGRFVGSAIMQRVAAENVLAVFSIGALVVVLITIFTTGPVAMWALILVGLFHSIMFPTIFTLGIRGLGPLTEEGSGLLIMAIAGGALVAVQGWLADAYGLQWSFLLTAACELYVLFYALWGCKDPNNRA from the coding sequence ATGGCCGGACCGGTCACAACCAGCACACACGCCGCCACATCACCGGGCACCGGCCCCGTCGCTTACCGATCGGCGCTCACGCTGCTCGCCAGCCTGTTCTTCATGTGGGGCTTCATCACCGTCATCAACGGCACGCTGCTGCCGCATCTGCGCAGCGTGTTCCAGCTCTCCTATTTCCAGGCGGCGCTGATCGAAAGCGTGTGGTTCATCGCCTATTTCTTCGCCTCGATCCCGTCGGCCAAGCTGATCGAGCGGATCGGCTACCAGAAGTCGATGGTGACGGGCCTGCTGATCATGGCCGCAGGCGCGTTGGGCATGACGCTGGCCGCCAGCCTGCCCTCCTATGGCGTCACCCTGTTCATGCTGTTCGTGATCGCCAGCGGCATCACCTTGTTGCAGGTCGCGGCCAACCCCTATGTCGCGGTGATCGGCGCGCCGGAAACCGCCTCGTCGCGGCTCAACCTCGTCCAGGCGATGAACTCGGCGGGCACGATGCTCGCCCCGCTGTTCGGCGCCTATCTGATCCTCGGCCGCTCCAAGGGGGGCACTGCCAAGGCCGGCACCGTCCTCACCCAGGCCGAGCGGCTGGCCGACGCCCATTCGGTGATCCTGCCTTATGTGCTGGTCGCCGTGGTGCTGTGCGTCCTCGCGATCGTCATCGCCCGCTTCCCGCTGCCGGCGATGGGGACTGCCACGGCCCGCATGGCGCGCACCGAGCGCGCGAAATATTCGCTGTGGAAGCACCGCAACCTCGTGTTCGGCATGGGCGCGATCTTCATCTACCTGATTGCCGAGATCGGCGTCGGCAATCTCTTCGTCAGCTTCGTCAGCCGGCCCGAGATCGGCAACATGACCACCGAAGCGGCGGGGCGCTATCTGACCCTGCTGTGGGGCGGTATGATGGTCGGGCGGTTCGTGGGCTCTGCGATCATGCAGCGCGTCGCCGCCGAGAATGTGCTCGCCGTCTTCTCGATCGGCGCGCTGGTGGTGGTGCTCATCACCATCTTCACGACCGGGCCGGTGGCGATGTGGGCGCTGATCCTCGTCGGCCTGTTTCACTCGATCATGTTCCCGACGATCTTCACGCTCGGCATCCGCGGCCTCGGCCCGTTGACCGAAGAGGGCTCGGGCCTGCTGATCATGGCGATCGCCGGTGGCGCGCTGGTGGCGGTGCAGGGCTGGCTGGCGGACGCCTATGGCCTCCAGTGGAGCTTCCTGCTCACCGCGGCCTGCGAACTCTATGTGCTGTTCTATGCATTGTGGGGCTGCAAGGATCCCAACAACCGGGCCTGA
- a CDS encoding Gfo/Idh/MocA family protein, whose product MAIRLAVVGLGKIAQDQHLPAIAASADFELVCAASLQGESPRGHTYRAVDAMFAAEPSIEAVSLCQPPQVRFEAARAALLAGKHVLLEKPPGATLSEVVALTELAQEKGLTLFAAWHSRHAPAVTPACHWLEGKTIRSATITWREDVRIWHPGQKWIWQPGGLGVFDPGINALSIATKILPPFHLTEGILSYPSNQAAPIAADLRFATFDGVPVIADFDFRQTGPQTWDIRVETEEGVLLLSKGGSEMRIDGVAQSLPHEAEYPSLYARFAELIAAGESEVDVRPLRHVADAFLRAGHVEVEAFVEEEPGRQTVPA is encoded by the coding sequence ATGGCGATCCGCCTCGCCGTCGTCGGCCTCGGCAAGATCGCGCAGGACCAGCATCTGCCGGCCATCGCCGCATCGGCCGATTTCGAGCTGGTCTGCGCCGCCAGCCTCCAGGGCGAGAGCCCGCGAGGCCATACCTATCGCGCGGTGGATGCCATGTTCGCGGCGGAGCCGTCGATCGAGGCAGTGTCCTTGTGCCAGCCGCCGCAGGTGCGCTTCGAGGCGGCCCGCGCCGCCCTGCTCGCCGGCAAGCATGTGCTGCTCGAAAAGCCGCCGGGCGCGACGCTGAGCGAGGTCGTGGCGCTGACCGAACTCGCCCAGGAGAAGGGGCTGACCCTGTTTGCGGCATGGCACAGCCGCCACGCGCCTGCGGTCACTCCGGCATGCCACTGGCTCGAGGGCAAGACGATCCGCTCGGCGACGATCACCTGGCGCGAGGATGTGCGGATCTGGCATCCGGGCCAGAAGTGGATCTGGCAGCCGGGCGGGCTCGGCGTGTTCGATCCGGGCATCAACGCGCTGTCGATCGCGACGAAGATCCTGCCGCCCTTCCATCTGACCGAGGGCATCCTGTCCTATCCCTCCAACCAGGCGGCGCCGATCGCGGCGGACCTGCGCTTCGCCACCTTCGACGGCGTGCCGGTGATTGCGGATTTCGATTTCCGGCAGACTGGCCCGCAGACCTGGGATATCCGGGTCGAAACCGAAGAGGGCGTGCTGCTCCTCTCCAAGGGCGGCTCCGAGATGCGGATCGACGGCGTGGCCCAATCGCTGCCGCACGAAGCGGAATATCCCAGCCTCTACGCGCGCTTCGCCGAGTTGATCGCGGCGGGCGAGAGCGAGGTCGATGTCCGGCCGCTGCGCCATGTCGCCGATGCCTTCCTGCGCGCCGGCCATGTCGAGGTCGAGGCGTTCGTCGAGGAAGAGCCGGGCCGGCAGACCGTCCCGGCCTGA
- a CDS encoding IlvD/Edd family dehydratase, which yields MSDSTSPSPKLRSRAWFDNPENIDMTSLYLERYLNFGLSLEELQSGKPIIGIAQTGSDLSPCNRHHLVLAERLREGIREAGGIALEFPVHPIQETGKRPTAGLDRNLSYMALVEVLYGYPLDGVVLTIGCDKTTPACLMAAATVNIPAIALSVGPMLNGWHKGERTGSGTIVWKGRQMLAAGEIDDAGFIKLVASSAPSTGYCNTMGTATTMNSLAEALGMQLPGAAAIPAPYRDRQEISYYTGKRIVEMVAEDLKPSDIMTRESFLNAIVVNSAIGGSTNAPIHLAAIARHMGVDLALDDWQEHGHKVPLLVNLQPAGEYLGEDFYRAGGVPAVVNQLMEQGLIHEGVMTANGKTFGDNNRGVAIEDEKVIRPFATPLVEEAGFIVLKGNLFDAAIMKTSVISPEFRDRYLSNPDDLDAFEGPAVVFDGPEDYHHRIDDPATGITTDTLLFMRGAGPIGYPGAAEVVNMRPPAYLIREGVHALPCIGDGRQSGTSGSPSILNASPEAAANGGLALLKTGDRVRIDLNLGTANVLIPDAELAERRRVLMEAGGFAYPASQTPWQEIQRAVVGQMNTGAILEGAEKYQRIAQTRGLPRDNH from the coding sequence ATGTCCGATTCGACCAGCCCTTCGCCGAAGCTCCGCTCGCGCGCGTGGTTCGATAACCCCGAGAACATCGACATGACGTCCTTGTATCTGGAGCGGTATCTGAATTTCGGCCTGAGCCTGGAGGAGCTCCAGTCCGGCAAGCCGATCATCGGCATCGCGCAGACCGGCAGCGATCTCAGCCCCTGCAACCGCCACCATCTCGTGCTGGCCGAGCGGCTGCGCGAGGGCATTCGCGAAGCCGGCGGCATCGCGCTGGAATTCCCGGTCCATCCGATCCAGGAAACCGGCAAGCGGCCGACCGCGGGCCTCGATCGCAACCTTTCCTACATGGCGCTGGTCGAGGTGCTGTACGGCTATCCGCTCGACGGCGTGGTGCTGACGATCGGCTGCGACAAGACGACTCCGGCCTGCCTGATGGCCGCCGCGACCGTGAACATCCCGGCGATCGCGCTGTCGGTCGGCCCGATGCTCAACGGCTGGCACAAGGGCGAGCGCACCGGCTCGGGCACGATCGTGTGGAAGGGCCGGCAGATGCTGGCCGCCGGCGAGATCGACGATGCCGGCTTCATCAAGCTCGTCGCCTCGTCGGCCCCGTCCACCGGCTATTGCAACACGATGGGCACCGCGACGACGATGAACTCGCTGGCCGAGGCGCTGGGTATGCAGCTGCCGGGCGCCGCCGCGATCCCGGCCCCGTATCGCGACCGCCAGGAAATCTCCTATTACACCGGCAAGCGCATCGTCGAGATGGTCGCGGAGGATCTGAAGCCCTCCGACATCATGACCCGCGAATCCTTCCTGAACGCGATCGTCGTCAATTCGGCGATCGGCGGATCGACCAACGCGCCCATCCATCTCGCCGCGATCGCCCGCCACATGGGCGTCGATCTCGCGCTCGACGACTGGCAGGAGCATGGCCACAAGGTGCCGCTGCTGGTGAACCTCCAGCCCGCCGGCGAATATCTCGGCGAGGATTTCTATCGCGCCGGCGGCGTGCCCGCGGTGGTCAACCAGCTCATGGAGCAGGGCCTGATCCACGAGGGCGTGATGACCGCCAATGGCAAGACCTTCGGCGACAATAATCGCGGCGTCGCGATCGAGGACGAGAAGGTGATCCGTCCGTTCGCTACACCGCTGGTGGAAGAGGCCGGCTTCATCGTCCTCAAGGGCAATCTGTTCGACGCGGCGATCATGAAGACCAGCGTGATCTCGCCGGAATTCCGCGATCGCTACCTGTCCAACCCTGATGATCTGGACGCCTTCGAGGGCCCGGCGGTCGTGTTCGATGGCCCGGAGGATTATCATCACCGGATCGACGATCCGGCGACCGGCATCACCACCGACACCCTGCTGTTCATGCGCGGCGCCGGCCCGATCGGCTATCCGGGCGCGGCCGAGGTCGTGAACATGCGCCCGCCGGCCTATCTGATCCGCGAGGGCGTCCATGCCCTGCCCTGCATCGGTGACGGCCGCCAGTCGGGCACCAGCGGCTCGCCCTCAATCCTCAACGCCTCGCCGGAGGCGGCGGCCAATGGCGGCCTCGCGCTGCTCAAGACCGGCGACCGGGTGCGGATCGACCTCAACCTCGGCACCGCCAACGTGCTGATCCCCGATGCCGAGCTGGCCGAGCGCCGTCGCGTGCTGATGGAGGCCGGCGGCTTCGCCTACCCCGCCTCGCAGACACCGTGGCAGGAAATCCAGCGCGCGGTGGTCGGCCAGATGAACACCGGCGCGATCCTGGAAGGCGCCGAGAAATATCAGCGCATCGCCCAGACCCGCGGCCTGCCGCGCGACAACCACTAA
- a CDS encoding FadR/GntR family transcriptional regulator, translated as MAVPGKPKIGGRAKTAGAKRIHGSIAHDLGVAIVTGHYQPGDTLSGEIEFAEQLQVSRSAYREAVRILAAKGLVESRPKTGTRVTARSRWQLLDPDVLAWAFEGEPSAHFIADLFELRMIVEPAAAELAARRRDGTDLARMGHALEEMAQYGLSNPLGRAADQLFHHSVLQATRNEPLISLSSSIEAAVGWTTIFKQRNRKLPRDPLPDHRMLFTAIADGDPAAARAAMTELVRLALQDTETALRD; from the coding sequence TTGGCAGTTCCGGGGAAGCCGAAGATCGGTGGTCGGGCAAAGACTGCAGGCGCGAAGCGGATCCACGGTTCGATCGCCCATGATCTGGGCGTGGCCATCGTCACCGGCCACTATCAGCCCGGCGATACCCTCTCGGGCGAGATCGAGTTCGCCGAACAGCTGCAGGTCTCGCGCAGCGCCTATCGCGAGGCGGTACGGATTTTGGCCGCCAAGGGCCTGGTGGAGAGCCGGCCCAAGACGGGTACGCGAGTCACCGCGCGCAGTCGCTGGCAATTGCTCGATCCCGATGTGCTGGCCTGGGCGTTCGAGGGGGAGCCCAGCGCGCACTTCATCGCCGATCTGTTCGAACTGCGCATGATCGTGGAGCCGGCCGCCGCCGAACTGGCCGCCCGCCGCCGTGACGGGACGGATCTGGCGCGGATGGGGCATGCGCTGGAGGAGATGGCGCAATATGGGCTGAGCAATCCGCTGGGGCGGGCGGCGGACCAGCTGTTCCACCACAGCGTCCTCCAGGCGACGCGCAACGAGCCGCTGATTTCGCTGTCGAGCTCGATCGAGGCGGCGGTGGGCTGGACGACCATCTTCAAGCAGCGCAACCGCAAGCTGCCGCGCGATCCGCTGCCGGATCATCGTATGCTGTTCACCGCCATCGCCGATGGCGATCCTGCGGCCGCCCGTGCGGCGATGACCGAGCTGGTGCGGCTCGCGCTCCAGGATACGGAAACCGCCCTGCGCGATTGA
- a CDS encoding amidohydrolase, translating into MKNCLLLAAAIAAPAAAQTVAAQTNAAPNASFDVAAAKQRINAELDKDYPHLDALYKDIHQHPEVGFQEVRTAALLAGEMRKIGFQVTEHVGKTGIVAIYRNGPGPTVMIRTELDALPLEEKTGLPYASHAQQTVDGKLSYVDHACGHDSHMAWWVGTAEALLATKDLWHGTLMFIGQPAEETIGGAKAMIADGLFTRFPKPDYGFAAHVGPTAYGTVAIKDGAVTSASDTVDITFNGRGAHGSMPDKSIDPIVMGARFVTDVQAVISRRKDPQQFGVVTVGAFNAGTVDNIIPDQAVLQLTLRSYAPDIRKLLLDGVSETAKASAMMSDAPPPTIVWKAGTASVRNDSQLVARVAPVLAAAMGDAAQVIPATMPGWTASEDYSAFIDAGIPSVFYAVGGDDPRMLADDKAQGKPVPVNHSPFFAPVPEPTIRTGVMTLALSVLTVAGK; encoded by the coding sequence TTGAAAAATTGTCTGCTCCTTGCCGCCGCGATCGCGGCGCCGGCCGCCGCCCAGACGGTTGCCGCCCAGACGAACGCCGCACCGAACGCGTCTTTCGACGTCGCCGCCGCGAAGCAGCGGATCAACGCCGAGCTGGACAAGGACTATCCCCACCTCGACGCGCTCTACAAGGATATCCACCAGCATCCCGAAGTCGGCTTCCAGGAAGTCCGCACCGCCGCCCTTCTCGCCGGCGAAATGCGCAAGATCGGCTTTCAGGTGACCGAGCATGTCGGCAAGACCGGCATCGTCGCGATCTACCGCAACGGCCCCGGCCCGACCGTGATGATCCGCACCGAACTGGACGCCCTGCCGCTGGAGGAGAAGACCGGCCTGCCCTATGCCAGCCATGCGCAGCAGACCGTCGACGGCAAGCTCAGCTATGTCGATCATGCCTGCGGCCATGACAGCCACATGGCCTGGTGGGTCGGCACCGCCGAGGCGCTGCTGGCGACGAAGGATCTCTGGCACGGCACGCTGATGTTCATCGGCCAGCCGGCGGAGGAGACGATCGGCGGCGCCAAGGCGATGATCGCGGATGGGCTCTTCACCCGCTTCCCCAAGCCCGATTACGGCTTCGCCGCCCATGTCGGGCCGACCGCCTACGGCACGGTGGCGATCAAGGACGGCGCGGTGACATCCGCGTCCGACACCGTCGACATCACCTTCAACGGCCGCGGCGCGCATGGCTCGATGCCCGACAAGAGCATCGATCCGATCGTGATGGGCGCGCGCTTCGTGACCGACGTGCAGGCCGTGATCAGCCGCCGCAAGGATCCGCAGCAGTTCGGCGTCGTCACCGTCGGCGCCTTCAACGCCGGCACGGTTGACAACATCATCCCGGACCAGGCCGTGCTCCAGCTGACGCTGCGCTCCTATGCGCCCGACATCCGCAAGCTGCTGCTCGACGGGGTGAGCGAGACGGCCAAGGCCTCGGCAATGATGTCCGATGCCCCGCCCCCGACGATCGTCTGGAAGGCGGGCACCGCGTCCGTCCGCAACGACAGCCAGCTGGTCGCCCGCGTCGCGCCGGTCTTAGCCGCCGCGATGGGCGACGCCGCGCAGGTCATTCCCGCCACCATGCCGGGCTGGACCGCCAGCGAGGATTATTCCGCCTTCATCGATGCCGGCATACCGTCGGTATTCTATGCGGTCGGCGGCGACGACCCCAGGATGCTTGCGGACGACAAGGCGCAGGGCAAGCCGGTGCCGGTCAACCATTCGCCCTTCTTCGCCCCCGTGCCCGAACCGACGATCCGCACCGGCGTCATGACGCTCGCGCTGTCGGTGCTGACCGTCGCCGGAAAATAG
- a CDS encoding aldose epimerase family protein has translation MVRTTTKGAALLATCLTAGFAAGSATATTVARHAFGTMADGRTVEAITLANSHGMSATIITLGASVQSVIVPDAQGNKADVVLGYDDLKGYADKPNFFGATVGRVANRIAKGQFTLDGQSYQLPLSDGPNSLHGGTKGFDKVLWQLVSATPGPVAKVVLRYVSPDGDQGYPGTLTTTATYSLDEKGDLAVDYSATTDKPTIVNISNHTFWNLAGEGSPRNAMAQRLTIPADEYSPTDATAIPTGEFRKVAGTVFDFRKPTPVGDRVRDGSDIQIRYGRGYDHNWVVSRKAAAAPRVMARVEDPVSGRTLEVISAQPGIQFYSGNFLDGTIIGKSNHVYRGGDAIVLEPQMFPDTPNHPAFGSIRLDPGQTYTNHIVFRFSNSPR, from the coding sequence ATGGTACGCACGACAACCAAGGGCGCAGCTTTGCTGGCCACCTGTCTGACGGCGGGCTTCGCCGCAGGCAGCGCCACCGCGACGACCGTGGCCCGCCATGCCTTCGGAACCATGGCGGATGGCAGGACGGTGGAGGCGATCACGCTCGCCAACAGCCACGGTATGAGCGCCACGATCATCACGCTGGGCGCCAGCGTGCAATCGGTGATCGTGCCCGATGCCCAGGGCAACAAGGCGGACGTCGTGCTCGGCTATGACGACCTCAAGGGCTATGCCGACAAGCCCAATTTCTTCGGCGCCACCGTCGGCCGCGTCGCCAACCGCATCGCCAAGGGGCAGTTCACCCTCGACGGCCAATCCTATCAGCTACCGCTGAGCGACGGCCCCAATTCGCTGCACGGCGGCACCAAGGGCTTCGACAAGGTGTTGTGGCAGCTCGTTTCGGCGACGCCGGGGCCGGTCGCCAAGGTCGTGCTGCGCTATGTCAGCCCCGATGGCGACCAGGGCTATCCCGGCACGCTGACCACCACCGCCACCTATTCGCTCGACGAGAAGGGCGATCTGGCGGTCGACTACAGCGCCACCACCGACAAGCCGACGATCGTCAACATCTCCAACCACACCTTCTGGAATCTGGCGGGCGAAGGCTCGCCGCGCAACGCGATGGCGCAGCGGCTCACCATCCCGGCGGACGAATATAGCCCGACCGACGCCACCGCGATCCCAACCGGCGAATTCCGCAAGGTCGCCGGCACGGTGTTCGATTTCCGCAAGCCCACCCCGGTCGGCGATCGCGTGCGCGACGGATCGGACATCCAGATCCGCTACGGCCGGGGTTACGACCATAATTGGGTGGTGAGCCGCAAGGCAGCCGCCGCGCCGCGGGTGATGGCGCGGGTCGAGGATCCGGTCTCGGGCCGCACGCTGGAGGTGATCTCCGCCCAGCCCGGCATCCAATTCTACTCGGGCAATTTCCTCGACGGCACGATCATCGGCAAATCGAACCACGTCTATCGCGGCGGCGATGCCATCGTGCTGGAGCCGCAGATGTTCCCCGACACGCCCAACCATCCGGCGTTCGGCTCGATCCGCCTCGATCCCGGCCAGACCTACACCAACCATATCGTCTTCCGTTTTTCCAATTCGCCGAGATGA
- a CDS encoding spermidine synthase family protein produces MLETQDVPATDPVELIDTADLPDGGQLRLLRRGEDFSIRFGPEELMGNQVRHSEQALATLTCERLGARPARMLIGGLGMGFTLGAALKAISPGSSIVVAELVPKIVEWANGPLAHLFGDNLADPRVTIEMADVHNVIVRETAGFDAILLDVDNGPDGLIHLANERLYCNWGLRAAYAALKPAGILAVWSAYADAAFVGRLEKAGFAVDEITIDAYPGEDNGMHTLWLATKTA; encoded by the coding sequence GTGCTGGAAACGCAAGACGTTCCGGCCACCGACCCGGTCGAGCTGATCGACACGGCAGACCTGCCGGATGGCGGCCAGCTGCGGCTGTTGCGGCGAGGCGAGGATTTCTCGATCCGCTTCGGCCCCGAAGAGCTGATGGGCAACCAGGTCCGCCATTCCGAACAGGCGCTCGCGACCTTGACGTGCGAGCGGCTGGGCGCGCGGCCGGCCCGGATGCTGATCGGCGGCCTCGGCATGGGCTTCACGCTCGGCGCGGCGCTCAAGGCGATCTCGCCCGGATCGAGCATCGTCGTCGCCGAACTGGTGCCCAAGATCGTGGAGTGGGCGAACGGGCCGCTGGCCCATCTGTTCGGCGACAACCTCGCCGATCCGCGCGTGACGATCGAAATGGCCGACGTCCATAACGTGATCGTCCGCGAAACCGCCGGGTTCGACGCCATCCTGCTCGATGTCGACAATGGGCCGGACGGGCTGATCCATCTCGCCAACGAGCGGCTTTACTGCAATTGGGGGCTGCGCGCCGCCTATGCCGCGCTCAAACCCGCCGGCATTCTCGCGGTCTGGTCGGCCTATGCCGATGCCGCATTCGTTGGACGGCTGGAAAAGGCCGGCTTCGCGGTCGATGAGATCACCATCGACGCCTATCCGGGCGAGGATAACGGAATGCACACCCTCTGGCTCGCCACGAAGACGGCATAG